In a genomic window of Dyadobacter fermentans DSM 18053:
- a CDS encoding Eco57I restriction-modification methylase domain-containing protein yields the protein MASQTRTYARKKLLGQVYTPFHIVDKILGHCGFYEADLSEKRMLDPACGNGRFLVPMAEFIIRNTPPDRVAERLQQLHGWDVDRKALQQCRENLDALVAPLGLEIDWNLRKCDALKQWRSKDKFDLIIGNPPYIRIQHLPETQRKYIQKHYSFCSTGSTDAFIAFFQLATRLLAPDGLCGMITPNSFLVSESGGPLRKYFYKHQNLKHITNYRDIPVFGAASTYPAITIFGGQQADAFRFEQCLNNRFEYLGRDIRHTELRNHIPWQLSVEAPKALTGQRLGDICKISVGLTTLADGCYLFNIISEKNGLVYAKNKNGFFTHLEKDLLKPIIKGSKLKGADDAVTEYILFPYQKDDADKQRIIPEETLRADFPQTYSYLLKVKSELDRRDNGKPNAVAWYAFGRAQGLDNAFGKKIIFSPINREPNFVLYENPEVTVYSGYFIKYDGDYQKLLEQLNSQRMADFVAIAGRDFQGGYKGYNKKVIENFIVTGHD from the coding sequence ATGGCTTCACAAACCCGCACGTATGCGCGCAAGAAATTGCTGGGCCAGGTTTATACGCCTTTTCATATTGTCGATAAGATACTCGGCCATTGTGGCTTCTACGAGGCCGATTTAAGCGAAAAACGCATGCTGGACCCGGCCTGCGGTAACGGGCGTTTTCTCGTGCCTATGGCGGAATTTATCATTCGTAACACACCGCCCGACCGGGTCGCCGAAAGATTGCAGCAACTACATGGCTGGGACGTCGATCGAAAAGCATTGCAACAATGCCGCGAAAATCTGGATGCACTAGTGGCGCCGCTTGGCCTGGAAATAGACTGGAATTTGCGCAAATGTGATGCCTTGAAGCAATGGCGGTCGAAAGATAAGTTCGATCTGATCATCGGGAATCCTCCATATATCCGCATTCAGCACTTGCCGGAAACTCAGCGGAAGTACATTCAAAAACACTATTCATTTTGCAGTACCGGGTCCACGGACGCATTTATTGCGTTTTTTCAACTCGCTACCAGGCTGCTCGCGCCGGACGGCCTGTGCGGTATGATTACGCCTAACTCCTTTCTCGTTTCCGAGTCGGGTGGGCCGCTGCGGAAGTATTTTTATAAACACCAAAACTTGAAGCATATCACCAATTACCGGGATATACCAGTTTTTGGGGCGGCTTCGACCTATCCTGCCATTACCATTTTCGGCGGGCAACAAGCAGATGCGTTCCGTTTCGAGCAATGCCTCAACAACCGTTTCGAATACCTCGGACGTGACATCCGACACACTGAATTGCGGAACCATATCCCGTGGCAGCTCTCCGTGGAGGCCCCGAAAGCGCTGACAGGCCAGCGGTTGGGTGATATTTGCAAGATCTCCGTCGGGTTGACTACGCTCGCCGATGGCTGCTACCTTTTCAATATCATCAGCGAGAAAAACGGTTTGGTGTATGCCAAAAACAAAAACGGCTTCTTCACGCATTTGGAAAAGGATTTACTCAAACCGATCATCAAAGGCTCCAAACTGAAAGGTGCCGACGACGCGGTGACTGAATACATTCTGTTCCCTTACCAAAAAGACGATGCTGATAAACAGCGCATTATCCCCGAAGAAACGCTTAGAGCCGATTTTCCCCAAACATATTCCTACCTGCTTAAAGTAAAATCGGAGCTGGACCGTCGTGATAATGGCAAGCCCAATGCCGTTGCGTGGTATGCATTCGGGCGGGCGCAGGGGCTGGATAATGCATTCGGCAAGAAGATCATTTTCTCGCCCATCAACCGCGAGCCCAATTTCGTGCTGTATGAAAACCCGGAAGTGACGGTGTATTCAGGGTATTTCATCAAATACGATGGCGATTACCAAAAGCTGCTCGAACAGCTCAATTCCCAGCGAATGGCCGATTTCGTCGCCATCGCGGGCCGTGATTTTCAGGGCGGGTATAAAGGTTATAACAAAAAGGTAATCGAGAATTTTATCGTTACCGGGCACGACTAA
- a CDS encoding type II toxin-antitoxin system VapC family toxin, which translates to MRLFIDTNVVLDHALFRTTGQPYEAKYILSWADQQRIPMFVSTGSFYTFTYLMEKNGIRQKELADRLLSYLHAFQIAEHDKTSLATALADNFRDIEDSFQYQCALKSGWDFLITNNLRDYRLRDNDKLTIQSPLHFLTNTLQKQKGIDF; encoded by the coding sequence ATGAGGTTGTTTATCGATACCAATGTTGTGCTGGATCATGCTCTTTTTAGGACAACAGGGCAACCTTATGAAGCAAAATACATACTTTCGTGGGCTGACCAGCAACGTATTCCCATGTTTGTTTCTACGGGTAGTTTTTACACTTTTACCTATTTAATGGAGAAAAATGGCATCCGCCAGAAGGAATTGGCCGACCGGTTATTGTCATATCTACATGCGTTTCAAATAGCAGAGCACGACAAGACAAGTCTAGCAACTGCCCTTGCGGATAATTTTCGTGATATCGAAGATTCCTTTCAATATCAATGCGCTTTAAAAAGCGGCTGGGACTTTCTCATAACCAACAATTTAAGAGATTACCGGTTGCGCGATAACGATAAGCTGACTATACAGTCACCATTGCATTTCCTAACCAATACGCTGCAAAAGCAAAAAGGCATCGATTTCTAA
- a CDS encoding pyridoxal phosphate-dependent decarboxylase family protein, with translation MFELFENELNNLNAILDQVKNNSLDFLEKIVDRPTYIADQSIVPGDLPEAGIGALGSLDFFKKHYEKLMVASPGPRYWGFVTGGATPAAIAGDWLTAVYDQNTQSTQGAGDVSAIVEKETMRLLYQLLHLPDHFEGGFVTGATMSNFTGLAVARQWAGALSGRDVAREGAVGDVAVLAATPHSSVLKSLAMLGIGSNQVVQIGTMPGREAMDLADFEQKLTENQGRPIIVNCSAGTVNTVDFDDIAAIAALKQRYRFWLHIDAAFGGFAACSSAYCHLLNGWEHADSITIDCHKWMNVPYDSAVALVRKEHNRLQVSAFQNSNAPYLGDPSENFSYLNFLPENSRRFRALPAWFSLTAYGRKGFEWIVENSIACAQALGNYIETSAHFELAAPVRLNVVCFRLKKDTEKMPLFLKELNRRGKVFMTPTSLSGEPALRAAFVNYRTGKQDILIAIREMEEVMSAL, from the coding sequence ATGTTTGAACTGTTTGAAAATGAGTTAAATAACCTGAATGCGATTTTGGATCAGGTTAAAAACAATAGCCTCGATTTTCTGGAAAAGATTGTCGACAGGCCTACCTATATCGCCGATCAGTCGATTGTGCCCGGAGATTTGCCGGAAGCCGGAATTGGCGCGCTGGGAAGTCTGGACTTTTTTAAAAAGCACTACGAAAAACTGATGGTAGCCAGCCCCGGACCGCGTTACTGGGGCTTCGTGACGGGCGGAGCGACGCCCGCAGCTATTGCGGGTGACTGGCTTACAGCTGTTTACGATCAAAATACGCAGAGTACGCAAGGTGCAGGCGATGTCTCAGCGATTGTTGAGAAAGAGACAATGCGGCTGCTTTACCAGCTGCTGCATTTGCCGGACCATTTCGAAGGTGGCTTTGTGACGGGCGCTACCATGTCCAATTTTACGGGACTGGCCGTGGCCCGGCAATGGGCCGGTGCCCTATCGGGCCGTGACGTTGCGCGTGAAGGGGCCGTCGGCGACGTGGCCGTGCTCGCTGCCACGCCGCATTCGTCGGTGCTGAAATCGCTGGCGATGCTCGGGATAGGCAGCAATCAAGTCGTGCAAATCGGGACGATGCCGGGTCGCGAAGCGATGGACCTGGCTGATTTTGAACAGAAACTGACTGAAAACCAGGGGCGGCCTATCATCGTCAATTGCAGTGCCGGAACGGTAAACACTGTGGATTTTGACGACATTGCAGCGATCGCGGCGTTGAAGCAGCGGTACCGTTTCTGGCTGCACATCGACGCTGCTTTTGGCGGATTTGCCGCTTGCTCATCCGCCTATTGCCATTTGCTAAATGGTTGGGAACATGCGGATAGCATTACGATCGACTGCCACAAATGGATGAATGTGCCCTACGACAGCGCCGTAGCGTTGGTCAGGAAAGAGCACAACCGATTGCAGGTCAGTGCATTTCAAAATTCCAATGCACCTTATCTGGGCGATCCGTCCGAAAATTTCTCCTACCTCAATTTCCTGCCCGAAAACTCCCGGCGTTTTCGCGCATTGCCGGCCTGGTTCAGCCTCACGGCCTATGGTCGGAAAGGGTTTGAATGGATTGTGGAGAACAGCATCGCGTGTGCGCAGGCGCTGGGCAACTATATCGAAACCAGTGCGCATTTTGAACTGGCGGCGCCGGTACGGCTCAATGTGGTGTGTTTCCGTTTGAAAAAAGACACGGAGAAAATGCCGCTGTTTCTGAAAGAACTCAACCGCCGCGGAAAAGTTTTTATGACGCCGACTTCGCTGTCGGGCGAGCCCGCTTTACGAGCTGCGTTTGTTAATTACCGAACGGGAAAACAGGACATTTTGATAGCCATTCGCGAAATGGAAGAAGTAATGTCGGCGCTGTGA
- a CDS encoding MFS transporter: MSETKPTFTSYEKFIIALLATLQFTVVLDFMVLSPLGYILLDKLSITTSQFGLVVSAYAFSAGASGLLTAGFADKFDRKKLLLFFYVGFLIGTLFCGLAPTYELLLAARVFTGIFGGVIGSISFAIITDLFAIDVRGRVMGFVQMAFASSQVLGIPIGLYMAEKFDWHAPFLMIVGLGLIVGVLIVVRMKPINAHLKIQKKVNAFQHLGKTLSRPDYLQGFAATALLATGGFMLMPFGTAFGVHNLGIAESSLPTLYMVTGISMLLFSPMIGKLSDKIGKYKVFLFGSTVTCVMTLIYCNLGVTPLWIIIALNVLLFVGITGRMISASALMTAVPDAPDRGAYMGINSSIQQIAGGLASLLAGFIVSETSTGYIENYPLLGDVVVFAVIITALLMYRIHKYVAVKLAAVAPAGAANSSV, translated from the coding sequence ATGTCCGAAACCAAACCCACTTTTACCAGCTATGAAAAGTTTATCATAGCGCTTTTAGCCACTTTGCAGTTTACAGTTGTACTCGATTTCATGGTCCTTTCGCCATTGGGCTACATCCTACTCGACAAACTATCCATTACCACCAGCCAGTTCGGGCTCGTCGTCTCCGCGTACGCATTCAGCGCGGGCGCTTCGGGATTGCTTACGGCCGGTTTTGCCGACAAGTTCGATCGAAAAAAGCTGCTGCTTTTCTTCTACGTCGGATTCCTGATCGGCACCTTATTCTGCGGCCTCGCGCCTACGTATGAGCTGTTGCTCGCTGCCCGCGTGTTTACCGGCATTTTTGGCGGCGTGATCGGCTCCATCAGTTTTGCAATTATTACCGACCTGTTCGCGATCGACGTGCGCGGGCGGGTGATGGGCTTTGTGCAAATGGCTTTCGCGAGCAGCCAGGTCCTGGGGATTCCCATCGGGCTTTACATGGCCGAAAAGTTCGACTGGCACGCGCCCTTTCTGATGATCGTCGGGCTCGGCCTGATCGTCGGAGTGCTCATCGTGGTGCGGATGAAACCGATCAATGCGCATTTGAAGATCCAGAAGAAGGTGAATGCATTTCAACATCTGGGCAAAACCCTCTCCCGCCCCGACTACCTGCAAGGCTTTGCCGCCACGGCACTGCTGGCCACCGGCGGATTTATGCTGATGCCGTTCGGGACAGCCTTCGGCGTCCACAACCTCGGCATCGCGGAGTCGTCGCTGCCGACATTATATATGGTGACCGGCATTTCGATGCTTCTTTTCAGTCCGATGATCGGGAAGCTGAGCGACAAAATAGGCAAGTACAAAGTGTTCCTTTTCGGCTCGACGGTCACCTGTGTGATGACGCTCATTTATTGCAACCTCGGCGTAACCCCGCTCTGGATTATCATTGCGCTGAACGTACTGCTTTTTGTAGGAATCACCGGCCGGATGATCTCCGCCTCGGCATTGATGACGGCGGTTCCCGACGCACCCGACCGCGGCGCTTACATGGGGATCAACTCCTCGATCCAACAGATCGCGGGCGGGCTTGCTTCCCTGCTCGCTGGTTTTATCGTATCGGAAACGAGCACCGGCTACATTGAGAACTATCCGTTATTGGGCGACGTCGTGGTGTTCGCAGTGATCATAACCGCGCTGCTGATGTACCGCATTCATAAATATGTAGCGGTCAAACTGGCGGCTGTGGCACCAGCCGGAGCGGCCAATTCGTCGGTTTAG
- a CDS encoding M64 family metallopeptidase produces MKSIFTALLTICMTTTAFSQRYQVDTLYKNGPLDNRINVVILGDGFTEEQLPKFAEEAKKFADFFLAYNPYNDYRNYFNFFAIRTPSKESGTSNPGAAPDAYPDQPVGMKDTFFGVSFGYSIHRLVEVSKFDVLYGLMASHFPAYDLIVVLANTDYYGGSGGQIAVHTLNKDANTIGVHEIGHTFGRLSDEYWAGSLYGSETANMTANSDPATIRWKNWLDNPQIGIHKHGPEGDAAHWHKPANGTCLMEYLNQELCAVCNEATIERLLEYINPVEKIEPDTTGTVDVSLADKFKLTLLKPVRNTFEVQWRLNGKLLAFSGEELSLENMEVPDSARLTASVFDKTTLSRRKEARAERTHTVAWSLKSSIPAEFRIVTSPDSVCAGGEVVLTAHGCPVAPSWSTGETGKSITVQLNQSATYSSSCKPAGSATKTAEVHLKALPLPNATATNGGPYTAGQTIELAATGGVQYMWRGPLFFVANTANASIPLASVDQGGLYEVVVTDVNGCSKTVQTEVKVDPILSVPADLDVLVTVSPNPARDYMAFKTKLGGKSTIKLYDQSGRQQLSNTFEKKGETKLNLPAGIYLYRFTNGGRDVSGKIAVQ; encoded by the coding sequence ATGAAAAGCATTTTTACCGCACTATTGACGATTTGCATGACAACGACGGCGTTTTCACAACGTTACCAGGTGGATACGCTCTATAAAAACGGGCCGTTGGATAACCGGATCAATGTCGTAATCCTCGGAGACGGATTCACCGAAGAGCAGCTTCCGAAATTTGCCGAGGAGGCCAAAAAGTTTGCCGATTTCTTCCTTGCCTACAATCCTTACAATGACTATCGCAATTACTTCAACTTCTTTGCGATCCGCACACCGTCCAAAGAAAGTGGAACGAGCAATCCGGGCGCTGCGCCGGATGCTTATCCGGATCAGCCGGTGGGCATGAAGGATACCTTTTTCGGGGTTTCGTTTGGCTATTCTATTCACCGGCTGGTTGAGGTGAGTAAGTTCGATGTGTTGTATGGATTGATGGCGAGCCATTTTCCGGCGTACGATCTCATCGTGGTGCTTGCTAATACCGATTATTATGGTGGTTCAGGCGGACAGATAGCCGTGCATACGCTCAACAAAGATGCCAACACGATCGGTGTGCACGAAATCGGTCATACTTTCGGACGACTCAGCGACGAATATTGGGCAGGCTCGCTGTATGGAAGCGAAACCGCAAACATGACCGCAAACAGTGATCCGGCTACGATCAGATGGAAAAACTGGCTGGACAATCCACAGATCGGCATTCATAAGCACGGCCCCGAAGGCGACGCGGCCCACTGGCATAAACCTGCCAACGGAACCTGCCTGATGGAATACCTTAACCAGGAATTGTGCGCAGTTTGCAACGAAGCCACCATCGAACGCCTATTAGAATACATTAACCCCGTTGAGAAAATTGAACCGGACACGACCGGAACAGTGGATGTGAGTTTGGCAGACAAATTTAAATTAACACTACTCAAACCTGTAAGAAATACATTCGAGGTGCAGTGGCGCCTGAATGGAAAACTGCTGGCGTTTTCGGGTGAGGAGCTTTCTCTTGAAAATATGGAAGTGCCTGATTCTGCCAGGCTGACGGCTTCTGTCTTTGATAAAACGACGTTGAGCCGCCGCAAGGAAGCCCGGGCGGAACGCACCCACACGGTTGCCTGGTCGCTCAAATCATCCATACCCGCAGAATTTAGAATCGTCACTTCGCCCGATTCCGTATGTGCGGGCGGAGAGGTGGTGCTCACGGCACACGGTTGTCCTGTCGCGCCGAGCTGGTCCACCGGCGAAACCGGCAAGTCGATAACCGTTCAGCTGAACCAGAGCGCCACCTATTCTTCCAGTTGTAAGCCAGCCGGTTCTGCGACTAAGACGGCGGAAGTACACCTGAAAGCATTACCCTTGCCGAACGCCACAGCAACCAATGGCGGGCCATACACCGCCGGACAAACGATCGAACTCGCGGCCACGGGCGGTGTGCAATACATGTGGAGAGGGCCGTTGTTTTTTGTGGCCAACACGGCGAATGCATCCATTCCGCTCGCGTCGGTGGATCAGGGAGGGCTTTATGAAGTGGTGGTTACAGATGTAAATGGCTGTTCAAAAACGGTGCAAACGGAGGTGAAAGTCGACCCGATCCTCTCGGTACCCGCCGATCTGGACGTGCTGGTAACCGTTTCGCCTAACCCCGCGCGCGATTACATGGCGTTTAAAACAAAGCTGGGCGGTAAATCAACCATTAAGTTGTACGATCAATCCGGCCGTCAGCAGCTCTCCAATACATTTGAGAAAAAAGGAGAAACAAAACTAAACCTGCCGGCGGGTATCTATTTGTACAGGTTTACAAATGGCGGCAGGGATGTTTCGGGAAAAATCGCGGTGCAGTAA
- a CDS encoding IS110 family transposase produces the protein MAVVEFPQLIARGCGLDVHKDTVVASIKGTGIQEETRTFATFTRDLEDLSHWLEGHQITHIAMESTGVYWRPVYYVLEGRFEIILVNARHIKNVPGHKTDKKDSEWIAKLLLSGLLRHSFVPEGWVREIRTLLRHRKKLVNERSREKNRLQNILEDANIKLGSVVSDVFSKTGQGIVDLLMEGITDPVVLSNQAKGSLVNKKQVLQQALYGRFCERHRFMLKLLTQTMGALEKLIEQLDQQIELCLAGKQAELALLQTIPGVSRQSAIGIVSEIGLDMSQFISDKHLASWAGVCPGNNESAGKVRSARTTHGNTYLKTTLIEAAWAASHTMNTYLSFKYHKLTQRRGKKKAAMAIAHHILTASYHILRDKLPYKEPALRPEILIERRKAEIQRLENRVRKLKILASQ, from the coding sequence ATGGCAGTAGTAGAATTCCCCCAGCTCATAGCCCGAGGTTGTGGCCTGGATGTACACAAAGATACAGTAGTTGCTTCAATCAAAGGGACGGGAATCCAGGAAGAAACCCGGACCTTCGCCACCTTCACCAGAGACCTGGAAGATTTGTCGCATTGGCTTGAAGGCCATCAGATTACCCACATCGCTATGGAGAGTACGGGCGTTTACTGGCGGCCTGTGTATTATGTTTTGGAAGGCCGCTTTGAGATCATTTTGGTTAATGCCCGTCATATCAAGAACGTTCCCGGCCACAAAACTGATAAAAAGGACTCCGAATGGATCGCCAAGCTGCTGTTGAGCGGACTTCTTCGGCACAGCTTTGTCCCGGAAGGATGGGTGCGGGAGATAAGGACATTGCTACGCCACCGTAAGAAGCTTGTCAATGAGCGTAGCCGGGAGAAAAATCGGTTACAGAATATTCTGGAAGATGCCAACATCAAGCTCGGCAGCGTGGTTAGCGATGTGTTTTCCAAAACCGGACAGGGGATCGTAGATCTGCTTATGGAAGGAATTACTGACCCCGTGGTTCTCTCAAACCAGGCCAAAGGTTCGCTGGTAAATAAAAAGCAGGTTTTACAACAGGCGCTTTACGGCCGGTTCTGTGAGCGTCACCGCTTTATGTTAAAGTTGCTCACACAGACAATGGGCGCGCTGGAAAAGCTCATCGAACAACTTGACCAGCAGATTGAACTTTGCCTGGCCGGTAAGCAGGCCGAGCTCGCACTACTGCAAACCATCCCAGGCGTATCCAGGCAATCAGCTATTGGTATCGTTTCCGAGATCGGTCTGGACATGTCCCAGTTTATCTCAGACAAGCACCTGGCTTCTTGGGCAGGGGTATGCCCAGGCAACAACGAGAGTGCAGGAAAAGTAAGATCGGCAAGGACCACCCATGGCAACACCTATTTGAAAACAACATTGATCGAAGCAGCCTGGGCGGCAAGCCATACGATGAATACCTACCTGTCATTCAAGTACCACAAGCTCACCCAAAGACGGGGAAAGAAGAAAGCGGCAATGGCGATTGCCCACCACATACTCACAGCATCATACCATATCCTCCGGGATAAATTACCTTACAAGGAACCAGCCCTGAGACCAGAAATCCTGATCGAAAGAAGGAAAGCTGAAATCCAACGGTTAGAAAACCGCGTAAGGAAGTTGAAAATATTAGCGTCCCAATAG
- a CDS encoding DMT family transporter, translated as MKSNLTAYIALLMVCFFWGTTYLAARIGVSGFPALFFMGFRNVVAGLLLLSFLVLKNRSFPWTLRDMLLQLVPGWCMITFGTGLVGWCVQFIPSGLAALLYATVPLFTIVINLLARKDERVNAHVAAGMLMGLAGIMLVFRDNISYLADRASFVGICVTLASCVSWCIGGLYTKSYPGKTDSFFNAAIQMTAGGVGLFTLSAFNEDWTSLPVMQTKSLLALLYLIFFGSILAYASYLYAMSRLPAGLVSIYAYINPLVALILGFFVLDEQVTWLTVLAFVVTLGGVFLVNKGYQLQKRKNSLTLINSHE; from the coding sequence ATGAAAAGCAATCTGACAGCCTATATCGCACTCCTGATGGTGTGTTTTTTCTGGGGCACCACTTATCTGGCGGCACGCATTGGCGTGTCCGGTTTTCCCGCTCTCTTTTTTATGGGTTTCAGAAATGTCGTGGCGGGGCTTTTGTTGCTGTCGTTTTTGGTGTTGAAAAACAGATCATTTCCCTGGACGTTGCGCGACATGCTGCTGCAACTCGTGCCCGGCTGGTGCATGATCACCTTCGGCACCGGCCTCGTGGGCTGGTGTGTGCAGTTCATCCCAAGCGGACTGGCGGCGCTGCTGTACGCCACGGTGCCCCTTTTTACCATTGTCATTAATCTGCTCGCGAGGAAGGACGAGCGGGTCAATGCGCACGTTGCCGCGGGAATGCTCATGGGGCTGGCGGGTATTATGCTGGTTTTCAGGGATAATATCAGCTACCTGGCCGACCGCGCTTCGTTTGTCGGCATTTGCGTAACGCTGGCTTCCTGCGTATCGTGGTGCATAGGAGGGTTGTATACCAAAAGTTACCCAGGCAAAACCGATTCGTTTTTCAATGCCGCGATCCAGATGACGGCGGGAGGCGTAGGGCTGTTCACATTGAGTGCATTCAATGAGGATTGGACAAGCCTGCCGGTTATGCAAACTAAGTCGCTGCTGGCGCTTTTGTACCTGATATTTTTCGGATCGATCCTCGCGTATGCTTCCTATTTGTATGCGATGTCGAGGCTGCCGGCTGGCCTGGTGTCAATTTATGCGTACATTAATCCCCTCGTTGCGCTCATTCTGGGCTTTTTCGTCCTGGATGAGCAGGTAACCTGGCTTACCGTCCTTGCTTTTGTAGTGACACTCGGCGGGGTTTTTCTCGTCAACAAGGGTTATCAGCTGCAAAAAAGAAAGAATTCGTTAACTCTAATCAATAGCCATGAATAA
- a CDS encoding ParA family protein, whose product MKIISIVNNKGGVGKTTSAQSIAAGLSKFANARVLVIDLDAQASLTKSFGIQHAGLKKDSGSFITGEYEFDEIVKRVGDIDVLPGSAEMIHREDTIKSAPVFPFNLKIALEKVRDRYDFVIIDCPPALYGNTRLALVSCHQYYVPLQAEFLSYEGLRNFLVYSAEIKKISPSTNLGGVFATRYNPKIRKKISHELITATREQLGEVFMEAYIRDNIALSEAQANGTTIFDYAPQSNGAEDYYKLTKEILERINN is encoded by the coding sequence ATGAAAATCATCAGTATTGTCAACAACAAAGGTGGTGTGGGAAAGACTACATCTGCCCAGAGTATTGCTGCCGGTCTCAGCAAATTTGCCAATGCACGTGTGCTGGTTATCGATCTGGATGCGCAGGCCAGTCTTACCAAAAGTTTCGGTATTCAACATGCCGGGCTTAAAAAAGACAGCGGCTCGTTCATCACCGGCGAATACGAATTTGATGAGATCGTCAAGCGAGTTGGAGACATTGATGTACTGCCCGGATCAGCGGAAATGATCCACCGGGAAGACACGATCAAGTCGGCGCCCGTTTTTCCTTTCAACCTGAAAATTGCATTGGAAAAAGTGAGGGACCGTTACGACTTCGTGATCATCGACTGCCCTCCCGCCCTCTACGGAAACACGAGGCTGGCATTGGTTTCCTGCCACCAGTATTACGTGCCGTTGCAGGCGGAGTTTTTAAGCTATGAGGGTTTGCGCAACTTCCTGGTGTACTCGGCGGAGATCAAAAAGATCAGCCCGAGTACCAACCTTGGCGGCGTGTTCGCAACGCGCTACAACCCGAAGATCCGCAAGAAGATCAGCCACGAACTGATCACGGCAACGCGGGAGCAACTGGGCGAGGTATTTATGGAGGCGTACATCCGCGATAACATCGCATTGTCGGAAGCGCAGGCCAACGGAACGACGATTTTTGATTACGCGCCTCAAAGCAACGGAGCAGAAGATTATTATAAGTTAACAAAAGAAATACTGGAACGAATAAATAACTGA
- a CDS encoding DUF1572 family protein gives MNKEVLIALFSRDLQKLRKEIESYHSESALWVRLPGTINPGGNLCQHLIGNLRTFVGLALGGHAYVRDRDAEFGQRTFSQQQLLAELDVLHEIVMGTLEQLDDEKMSGEYPRSVLDMFPEQPVQLVLCHLLTHLSLHLGQINYHRRWINQTQAVQP, from the coding sequence ATGAATAAGGAAGTACTGATTGCATTGTTCAGCCGTGATTTACAAAAACTCCGAAAGGAAATTGAAAGCTACCATTCGGAAAGTGCTTTGTGGGTCCGGTTACCCGGTACGATCAATCCGGGTGGTAACTTATGCCAGCACTTGATCGGCAATTTGCGCACATTCGTTGGACTGGCACTTGGAGGCCATGCCTACGTACGCGACCGTGACGCTGAATTTGGTCAGCGTACATTCAGCCAGCAGCAGTTACTCGCCGAGCTCGATGTACTTCACGAAATCGTTATGGGCACATTGGAGCAACTCGACGATGAGAAAATGAGCGGAGAATATCCCCGGTCGGTGCTCGATATGTTTCCCGAGCAGCCGGTGCAGCTGGTTCTCTGTCACTTGCTTACGCATCTTTCGCTTCACCTGGGGCAAATTAACTACCATCGCCGTTGGATTAACCAAACGCAGGCAGTACAGCCCTAA